Proteins encoded by one window of Superficieibacter sp. HKU1:
- the pdeH gene encoding cyclic-guanylate-specific phosphodiesterase — translation MKLKQVIQRLNIPEAEIESLQERRYWLQCKLAWTYQPIYRTDGRLMAIEILTIVTHPDNPGQRIAPDRYFAEVAVRQRMDVVKAQLAVLQQKQAFFERNQILASVNVDGPTLLAMRQDKTLLATIDSLSWLRLELVEHISLPVDSSFASFCEFGPLWLDDFGTGMANFSALSEVRYDYIKVARDLFIMLRKTPEGRNLFTLLIQLMNRYCQGVIVEGVETLEEWHDVQQSPAFAAQGYFLSRPVPMATLDDVVMQLSPEWMVQQSA, via the coding sequence ATGAAGTTAAAGCAGGTTATCCAGCGGCTGAACATTCCTGAAGCAGAGATTGAAAGCCTTCAGGAGCGGCGCTATTGGCTGCAATGTAAGCTTGCCTGGACCTATCAGCCGATCTATAGAACGGACGGCCGCCTGATGGCGATCGAAATTCTGACGATCGTGACCCATCCTGATAATCCCGGCCAGCGAATTGCCCCTGACCGCTATTTTGCCGAGGTTGCGGTACGTCAGCGTATGGACGTGGTGAAAGCACAGCTCGCTGTGCTACAGCAAAAACAGGCTTTTTTTGAGCGCAATCAGATTCTGGCATCGGTAAACGTGGACGGGCCAACGCTGCTCGCGATGCGCCAGGACAAAACGCTGCTGGCGACAATAGACAGTCTTTCCTGGCTGCGTCTGGAACTGGTTGAGCACATTAGCCTGCCGGTGGACTCATCCTTCGCTTCGTTCTGCGAATTTGGCCCGCTATGGCTGGACGACTTCGGCACCGGGATGGCGAATTTTTCCGCGCTGAGTGAAGTACGCTACGACTACATCAAAGTGGCGCGCGATCTGTTTATTATGTTGCGCAAAACGCCAGAAGGCCGCAACTTGTTTACCCTGCTAATCCAGTTGATGAATCGCTATTGCCAGGGCGTGATTGTAGAAGGGGTTGAGACGCTGGAAGAGTGGCACGATGTCCAGCAGTCGCCCGCCTTTGCCGCCCAGGGATATTTCCTTTCACGGCCGGTGCCCATGGCCACGCTTGACGATGTGGTGATGCAACTTTCGCCGGAGTGGATGGTTCAGCAAAGCGCTTAG
- a CDS encoding LysR family transcriptional regulator, with product MDKIYAMQLFVRVAELESFSRAAEAFGLPKGSVSRHIQALENQLQTRLLHRTTRRVHLTQDGMVYYERAKDLLSNLEELDGMFQHDPGSLSGILRVDMPVAMAKNMVIPHLPAFVQQYPGIEIELSSSDRLVDVIREGFDCVVRVGTLKDSGLIARPLGKMSLINCASPDYLARFGYPETPEDLASHALVYYAVNTGVRPQGFEIYSNNVTRWIKAGGILTVNSTETYHAACLAGLGIIQVPRTGVKDALRSKKLVEILPQYRAQPMPVSLIYPHRRNLSRRVHLFMEWLTGVMKTYVD from the coding sequence ATGGATAAAATTTACGCAATGCAATTATTCGTTCGCGTAGCAGAGCTGGAGAGTTTTTCCCGTGCAGCAGAAGCGTTCGGGCTCCCCAAGGGAAGCGTATCGCGGCATATTCAGGCGCTCGAAAATCAGCTTCAGACCCGGTTGCTGCATCGTACCACCCGCCGCGTTCACCTTACCCAGGACGGTATGGTGTATTACGAGCGGGCAAAGGATCTGCTCAGTAATCTTGAGGAGCTGGATGGCATGTTCCAGCACGATCCCGGCAGCCTGAGCGGAATACTCCGCGTGGATATGCCGGTGGCGATGGCTAAAAATATGGTCATTCCCCACCTGCCCGCGTTTGTACAGCAGTATCCGGGAATTGAAATTGAACTCAGCAGTAGCGACCGGCTGGTAGACGTGATCCGTGAAGGCTTTGACTGCGTGGTGCGGGTCGGCACGTTGAAGGACTCCGGCCTGATTGCCCGCCCACTCGGTAAGATGTCACTGATTAACTGCGCCAGCCCGGATTATCTGGCGCGTTTCGGCTATCCGGAAACGCCGGAGGATTTAGCCAGTCATGCCCTGGTTTACTACGCGGTGAATACCGGCGTGCGTCCGCAGGGATTTGAAATTTACAGTAATAACGTCACGCGCTGGATAAAGGCGGGCGGCATCTTAACGGTCAATAGCACCGAAACGTATCACGCGGCGTGTCTGGCGGGACTGGGCATTATTCAGGTTCCACGGACAGGCGTGAAGGACGCACTGCGCAGTAAAAAACTGGTTGAGATTTTGCCACAGTATCGCGCGCAGCCGATGCCGGTTTCGCTGATTTATCCGCACCGGCGTAATCTTTCCCGGCGCGTACATCTGTTTATGGAGTGGTTAACTGGCGTAATGAAAACCTACGTCGATTAA
- the yhjD gene encoding inner membrane protein YhjD — translation MTPDNDEKRPVTELDYKPVKKVMTDTPPDATPDAQHGEKEQPEAEKKASDGGVIATVTETAEKIQRRPMIAHLIRATERFNDRLGNQFGAAITYFSFLSMIPILMVCFAAAGFILASHPTLLQDIFNKILDSVNDPTTATTLKSTISTAVQQRTTVGIVGLLVALYSGVNWVGNLREAIRAQSRDVWENKTQEDEKFWVKYLRDFVSLIGLLVALVITLSITSIAGAAQEKIISWLYLDYIDWLKPVWQLIGLAISIFANYLLFFWIFWRLPRHRPRRKALMRGTLIAAIGFEVIKIIMTWTLPSLATSPSGAAFGSVLGVMAFFYFFARLTLFCAAWIATAEYKDDPHMPGKGHR, via the coding sequence ATGACGCCGGATAATGATGAAAAGCGCCCCGTAACCGAACTGGACTATAAGCCTGTTAAAAAGGTGATGACGGACACGCCCCCTGATGCAACGCCGGATGCACAGCATGGCGAGAAGGAACAGCCGGAAGCTGAAAAGAAAGCGTCTGACGGTGGTGTCATCGCGACGGTGACGGAGACGGCGGAAAAAATTCAGCGCCGTCCCATGATTGCGCACCTGATCCGCGCCACGGAACGCTTTAATGACAGGCTGGGTAATCAGTTTGGCGCGGCCATCACCTATTTTTCTTTCTTATCGATGATCCCAATTTTGATGGTTTGTTTTGCGGCCGCCGGTTTCATTCTCGCCTCGCACCCGACGCTTTTGCAGGATATTTTCAATAAAATTCTCGACAGTGTGAACGACCCAACCACGGCAACAACCCTGAAAAGCACTATCAGCACTGCGGTGCAGCAACGTACTACGGTCGGCATCGTCGGTCTGCTGGTCGCGCTCTATTCAGGGGTGAACTGGGTAGGCAACCTGCGCGAAGCGATCCGCGCCCAGTCGCGTGATGTCTGGGAGAATAAAACCCAGGAAGACGAAAAATTCTGGGTAAAATATCTCCGCGATTTTGTTTCACTGATTGGTCTGCTGGTGGCGCTGGTCATCACCCTGTCGATTACGTCTATCGCCGGAGCAGCGCAGGAAAAAATTATTTCCTGGCTCTATCTGGATTACATCGACTGGCTGAAACCGGTGTGGCAGTTGATCGGCCTGGCAATATCTATTTTCGCTAATTATCTGCTGTTCTTCTGGATCTTCTGGCGTTTACCTCGCCATCGCCCGCGTCGTAAAGCGCTGATGCGCGGAACGTTGATTGCGGCGATTGGTTTTGAGGTGATTAAAATTATCATGACCTGGACGCTGCCTTCTCTGGCAACCTCCCCGTCAGGAGCGGCATTTGGCTCCGTTCTGGGCGTGATGGCGTTCTTCTACTTCTTTGCGCGTTTGACGCTGTTCTGCGCGGCGTGGATCGCGACGGCAGAGTATAAAGACGACCCGCATATGCCGGGTAAAGGGCACCGTTAA
- a CDS encoding MFS transporter — protein sequence MQATATTTLDNAADIAPFNSRNKVVVASLIGTAIEFFDFYIYATAAVIVFPHIFFPQGDPTAATLQSLATFAIAFIARPIGSALFGHFGDRVGRKVTLVASLLTMGISTVVIGLLPSYATIGIFAPLLLALARFGQGLGLGGEWGGAALLATENAPARKRALYGSFPQLGAPIGFFFANGTFLLLSWLLTDEQFMQWGWRVPFIFSAVLVLIGLYVRVSLHETPVFAKVAAAKKQVKVPMGTLLSKHLRVTVLGTFIMLATYTLFYIMTVYSMTFSTTAAPQGLGLPRNEVLWMLMMAVIGFGVMVPIAGLLADAFGRRKSMIVITTLIILFALFVFPPLLGSGNPLLVMAYLLIGLSLMGLTFGPMGALLPELFPTEVRYTGASFSYNVSSILGASVAPYIATWLQANYGLAYVGFYLAAMAALTLIALLLTHETRHQSL from the coding sequence ATGCAAGCAACCGCCACAACTACGCTCGACAATGCCGCCGACATCGCACCGTTCAATTCCCGTAATAAGGTCGTCGTTGCCTCCCTCATTGGTACTGCCATTGAGTTTTTCGACTTCTATATTTACGCCACCGCTGCGGTGATTGTGTTTCCTCATATCTTTTTCCCGCAGGGCGATCCGACCGCGGCGACGCTACAGTCACTGGCGACGTTCGCCATTGCGTTTATCGCGCGTCCTATAGGCTCAGCGCTATTCGGGCATTTTGGCGACCGTGTAGGCCGTAAGGTAACGCTGGTTGCGTCGCTACTGACGATGGGGATTTCGACGGTAGTCATCGGTTTGCTTCCCAGCTACGCCACCATCGGTATTTTTGCGCCACTGCTGCTGGCACTGGCTCGCTTTGGTCAGGGTTTAGGCCTCGGTGGTGAATGGGGCGGTGCGGCGCTGCTGGCGACCGAAAATGCTCCGGCCCGCAAGCGCGCGCTGTATGGCTCTTTTCCGCAGCTCGGCGCACCGATTGGCTTTTTCTTTGCCAACGGGACGTTCCTGCTGCTCTCCTGGCTGCTGACCGACGAGCAGTTTATGCAGTGGGGATGGCGCGTGCCGTTTATCTTCTCTGCGGTCCTGGTGCTGATTGGCCTGTACGTGCGCGTGTCGCTGCATGAAACGCCGGTCTTTGCCAAAGTCGCTGCCGCGAAGAAACAGGTGAAAGTTCCGATGGGAACGCTGCTGTCGAAGCACCTGCGCGTGACCGTACTGGGCACGTTCATTATGCTGGCGACCTATACCCTGTTCTACATTATGACCGTCTATTCAATGACTTTCAGCACCACGGCTGCACCGCAGGGGCTGGGTCTGCCGCGTAACGAGGTGTTATGGATGTTGATGATGGCGGTGATTGGTTTCGGTGTGATGGTGCCGATTGCCGGGCTGCTGGCGGATGCGTTTGGCCGCCGGAAAAGCATGATTGTGATCACCACGCTGATTATTCTGTTCGCACTGTTCGTGTTCCCGCCGCTGCTGGGCTCGGGAAATCCGCTGCTGGTGATGGCGTATCTGCTGATTGGCCTGAGCCTGATGGGCCTGACCTTCGGCCCGATGGGCGCGCTGCTGCCGGAATTATTCCCCACCGAAGTGCGTTATACCGGGGCGTCATTCTCCTATAACGTGTCATCCATTCTGGGCGCGTCCGTAGCGCCGTATATCGCTACCTGGCTTCAGGCGAATTACGGCCTGGCTTACGTCGGGTTCTATCTGGCCGCAATGGCTGCCCTGACGTTAATTGCGCTGCTGCTGACCCACGAAACCCGTCACCAGTCGCTGTAA
- a CDS encoding sugar kinase gives MSKKIAVIGECMIEMSEKGAEVKRGFGGDTLNTSVYIARQVPAAALSVEYVTALGNDNFSQQMLDAWQSENVGTGLIQRMANRLPGLYYIETDDSGERTFWYWRNEAAAKFWLETPEAAAICEKLATFDYLYLSGISLAILSPSSREKLFSLLRECRANGGQVIFDNNYRPRLWASQEETQQVYRQMLECTDIAFLTLDDEDALWGEQPVEEVISRTQAAGVKEIVIKRGAESCLVAVGDEPVVEVAAVKLPKEKVIDTTAAGDSFSAGYLAVRLTGGDAAEAAKRGHLTASTVIQYRGAIIPREAMPQ, from the coding sequence ATGTCTAAGAAAATTGCCGTCATCGGCGAATGTATGATTGAGATGTCAGAGAAAGGTGCAGAAGTGAAGCGCGGCTTCGGCGGCGACACGCTTAACACCTCGGTCTATATAGCCCGTCAGGTCCCTGCCGCCGCGCTGAGCGTTGAGTATGTGACCGCGCTGGGTAACGATAACTTCAGCCAGCAGATGCTGGATGCCTGGCAGAGCGAAAATGTCGGCACGGGCCTGATCCAGCGGATGGCAAACCGCCTGCCGGGACTTTATTACATTGAAACCGACGACAGCGGCGAGCGGACGTTCTGGTACTGGCGTAATGAAGCGGCAGCCAAATTCTGGTTGGAAACGCCGGAAGCTGCTGCCATCTGTGAGAAGCTGGCAACGTTTGATTATCTTTATCTGAGCGGCATCAGCCTGGCCATTCTCAGCCCGTCCAGCCGCGAGAAATTGTTCTCCCTGCTGCGCGAATGCCGCGCCAACGGCGGTCAGGTGATCTTCGACAACAACTATCGGCCACGCCTGTGGGCAAGTCAGGAAGAAACGCAGCAGGTGTATCGTCAGATGCTGGAATGTACTGATATTGCCTTCCTGACGCTGGATGATGAAGACGCGCTGTGGGGCGAGCAACCGGTTGAAGAGGTGATTTCACGCACGCAGGCCGCGGGAGTAAAAGAAATCGTCATCAAACGCGGTGCAGAGTCGTGCCTGGTCGCGGTGGGCGATGAGCCAGTCGTTGAGGTCGCTGCGGTGAAACTGCCGAAAGAGAAGGTGATCGATACCACGGCTGCCGGAGACTCCTTCAGCGCAGGCTATCTGGCCGTGCGTCTGACCGGCGGTGATGCGGCTGAAGCGGCAAAACGCGGACACCTGACCGCCAGTACGGTGATCCAGTATCGCGGGGCGATTATTCCGCGCGAGGCCATGCCGCAGTAA
- a CDS encoding AsmA family protein, protein MSKTSKILAIIFGTLVLLIVVAIIIIATFDWNRLKPTINQKVSTELNRPFAIRGDLGVVWERQKQETGWRSWVPWPHVHAEDIILGNPPDIPEVTMVHLPRVEATLAPLALLSKTVYLPWIKFVQPDARLIRLSEKNDNWTFNLASDDEKKDNAQPSAWSFRLDNILFDRGRVAIDDKVSRADIEILVDPLGKPLPFSEVTGSKGKEDKGKVGDYVFGLKAKGRYNGQPLTGTGKIGGMLALRSEGTPFPVQADFRSGNTRVAFDGTINDPMKMGGVDLRLKFSGDSLGELYDLTGVLLPDTPPFETDGRLVAKIDTEKSSVFDYRNFNGRIGDSDIHGSLTYTTGKPRPKLEGDLESRQLRLADLGPLIGVDSGKGAEKSKQSEQKKGEKSVQPADKVLPYDRFETDKWDVMDADVRFKGRRIEHGSSLPISDLSTHVILKNADLRLQPLKFGLAGGTISSNIHLEGDKKPMRGVADIQARRLKLKELMPDSEMMQKTLGEMNGDAEFRGTGNSVAALLGSSNGNLKLLMNDGLISRNLMEIVGLNVGNFIVGQLFGDEEVRVNCAAANLDIVNGVARPQIFAFDTENALINVTGTASFASEQMDLTIDPESKGIRIVTLRSPLYVRGTFKNPQAGVKAGPLIARGAVAAALATLVAPAAALVALISPSEGNENQCRTILSQMKK, encoded by the coding sequence ATGTCGAAAACAAGTAAAATACTTGCCATTATCTTTGGGACGCTGGTGCTACTCATTGTAGTTGCCATCATTATTATCGCGACCTTTGACTGGAATCGCCTTAAGCCGACCATTAACCAAAAAGTGTCTACGGAACTTAATCGTCCTTTTGCCATTCGTGGTGATTTAGGCGTGGTGTGGGAGCGGCAAAAACAGGAAACGGGCTGGCGAAGCTGGGTGCCGTGGCCGCATGTGCATGCGGAGGATATTATTCTCGGTAACCCGCCGGATATCCCGGAAGTCACCATGGTGCATCTGCCGCGCGTAGAGGCGACGCTGGCACCGCTGGCGTTATTAAGCAAAACGGTTTATCTGCCGTGGATCAAGTTTGTGCAGCCCGACGCGCGATTGATCCGTCTGTCTGAAAAAAATGATAACTGGACGTTCAATCTCGCCTCGGATGACGAGAAAAAAGACAATGCCCAGCCTTCCGCCTGGTCTTTCCGTCTCGACAATATTCTCTTTGACCGTGGCCGTGTCGCTATTGACGATAAAGTCAGCCGCGCCGATATCGAGATCCTTGTTGATCCGTTAGGTAAACCGCTGCCCTTTAGCGAAGTTACCGGCAGCAAAGGCAAGGAAGACAAAGGTAAAGTCGGCGACTATGTATTTGGCCTGAAAGCGAAAGGGCGCTACAACGGGCAGCCGCTGACCGGCACCGGTAAAATCGGTGGCATGCTGGCGCTGCGCAGTGAAGGCACGCCGTTCCCGGTGCAGGCCGATTTCCGCTCGGGCAATACCCGCGTGGCGTTTGACGGTACGATCAACGATCCGATGAAAATGGGCGGCGTCGATCTGCGCCTCAAATTCTCCGGTGATTCGCTGGGTGAACTGTACGACTTAACCGGCGTGCTGCTGCCGGACACGCCGCCGTTTGAAACGGATGGCCGACTGGTCGCCAAAATCGATACCGAGAAGTCCTCTGTCTTTGACTATCGCAACTTTAACGGTCGTATCGGCGACAGTGATATTCATGGTTCACTGACTTATACCACCGGTAAACCGCGTCCGAAGCTGGAAGGCGATCTGGAATCGCGCCAGCTACGACTGGCGGATCTGGGGCCGCTGATTGGCGTGGATTCGGGCAAAGGCGCTGAAAAATCAAAACAATCGGAGCAGAAAAAAGGCGAGAAAAGCGTACAGCCTGCTGACAAAGTACTGCCTTACGATCGCTTTGAAACCGACAAGTGGGATGTGATGGATGCCGACGTGCGCTTTAAAGGCCGTCGTATTGAACATGGTAGTAGCCTGCCGATAAGCGATCTCTCAACGCATGTCATCCTGAAAAATGCCGATCTGCGTTTGCAGCCGCTGAAGTTTGGTCTGGCAGGCGGGACGATTTCATCCAACATCCATCTTGAAGGCGATAAAAAGCCGATGCGCGGCGTGGCGGATATTCAGGCCCGCCGGTTGAAGCTGAAAGAGCTGATGCCTGATTCAGAGATGATGCAGAAAACGCTGGGTGAAATGAACGGTGATGCCGAGTTCCGCGGGACGGGTAACTCCGTTGCGGCGCTGCTGGGCAGCAGTAATGGTAACCTGAAACTGCTGATGAACGACGGTTTGATCAGCCGTAACCTGATGGAAATTGTCGGGCTTAACGTGGGTAATTTTATTGTCGGCCAGCTGTTTGGCGATGAGGAAGTCCGCGTGAACTGTGCAGCGGCAAATCTGGATATCGTGAACGGTGTGGCGCGACCGCAAATCTTCGCTTTCGATACGGAGAATGCGTTGATTAACGTGACCGGTACTGCCAGCTTCGCTTCCGAGCAGATGGATTTGACCATCGATCCGGAAAGTAAAGGCATCCGTATCGTCACTCTGCGTTCACCGTTGTACGTGCGTGGTACCTTCAAGAACCCGCAGGCGGGAGTGAAGGCGGGTCCGTTGATTGCCCGTGGTGCGGTAGCCGCCGCGCTGGCAACCCTGGTCGCCCCAGCCGCCGCGCTGGTAGCGTTGATTTCCCCGTCAGAAGGGAATGAAAACCAGTGTCGCACCATTTTGTCGCAGATGAAGAAGTAA